Sequence from the Bacillus sp. es.036 genome:
CTAAAGTAACAGAACTTGTCAATATGATGTCTAAATCATATGATACCGTACAAGCTCTCGCAACAGATGATGTATTAAAAAATGATACTGTCGAATTCATGTCTGAAATTCTTCACCCTGTCAAAAATTCAGTAAAAGACGTTGCTGCTAATGCTATTGAAGCAAAGGATGAAGCAGAAAAAAGCTCTGAAGTTATTGGCCTTTTCGGACTTTTGAAAATGCTCAAAGATCCACAAGCTCAAAAACTTTTCAGATTTGTAAATGCCTATCTTAAAGTTTCAGGCGAAAAAAGCAACCAAAAATAATACTGATCTGCTAGA
This genomic interval carries:
- a CDS encoding DUF1641 domain-containing protein, with product MSESITTETSEKRVPTQDERELLDQLLDPKVQESLSVLVKELPKVTELVNMMSKSYDTVQALATDDVLKNDTVEFMSEILHPVKNSVKDVAANAIEAKDEAEKSSEVIGLFGLLKMLKDPQAQKLFRFVNAYLKVSGEKSNQK